From a region of the Corallococcus coralloides DSM 2259 genome:
- a CDS encoding nucleotidyltransferase family protein: MTVAIVLLAAGGSSRLGQPKQLLRHEGMSLVRRAAERALAASPVVTVVLGARRDDVAAELDGLAVRCVDNPDWVLGQGSSLHAGLKALPPDVDGALLMLCDQLRVDVPHLRSLIDTFERTRAPIVASAYAGTRGVPALFSRALFPELEALPPTGGARGLIARDPSRVVEVPLPGGEEDVDTAEDALRLTRPGRGG; encoded by the coding sequence ATGACCGTGGCCATCGTGCTGCTCGCCGCGGGTGGTTCTTCGCGGCTGGGACAGCCCAAACAACTCTTGCGCCACGAAGGCATGTCACTGGTGCGGCGCGCGGCGGAGCGGGCCCTGGCCGCGAGCCCGGTGGTGACCGTGGTGCTCGGTGCGCGGCGTGACGACGTCGCCGCGGAGCTGGACGGGCTCGCCGTGCGGTGCGTGGACAATCCGGACTGGGTGCTGGGTCAGGGCTCGTCGCTGCACGCGGGCCTCAAGGCGCTTCCCCCGGACGTGGACGGCGCCCTGCTGATGCTCTGCGACCAACTCCGCGTGGACGTGCCCCACCTGCGCTCGCTCATCGACACCTTCGAACGCACGCGCGCGCCCATCGTCGCGTCCGCCTACGCGGGCACCCGAGGCGTCCCCGCCCTCTTCTCCCGTGCCCTCTTCCCCGAGCTGGAGGCCCTTCCTCCCACGGGCGGCGCACGCGGGCTCATCGCCCGGGACCCTTCGCGCGTCGTGGAGGTTCCGCTGCCCGGCGGCGAGGAGGACGTGGACACCGCCGAGGACGCCCTGCGCCTCACGCGCCCCGGACGCGGTGGGTGA
- the rpiA gene encoding ribose-5-phosphate isomerase RpiA yields MTSDESVSASLKRAAAERAVDFIQPGMVVGLGTGSTAAYAVRRLGALLSSGTLKDVVGIPTSHATETLAASLGVPLTTLDVHPVVDLTIDGADEVAPDLSLIKGGGGALLREKVVAQASRREIIVVDAVKLSPRLGTKWPVPVEVLPFGWRSQALFLESLGARVVVRLALDGAPYHTDQGNVVLDCDFGPIGDPAALAAKLESRAGVMAHGLFLNLTTDLVVAGPEGITHRVRGA; encoded by the coding sequence ATGACTTCCGACGAGAGTGTTTCGGCTTCCCTCAAGCGCGCGGCGGCGGAGCGCGCGGTGGACTTCATCCAGCCGGGCATGGTGGTGGGCCTGGGCACGGGCAGCACGGCCGCGTACGCGGTGCGGCGGCTGGGGGCGCTGCTCTCCTCCGGGACGTTGAAGGACGTGGTGGGCATCCCCACGTCGCATGCGACAGAGACCCTGGCCGCTTCGCTGGGGGTCCCGCTCACCACGCTGGACGTGCATCCGGTGGTGGACCTCACCATCGACGGCGCGGACGAGGTGGCGCCGGACCTGTCGCTCATCAAGGGCGGAGGTGGGGCGCTCCTGCGCGAGAAGGTGGTGGCGCAGGCCAGCCGCCGCGAGATCATCGTGGTGGACGCGGTCAAGCTGTCACCCCGGCTGGGCACGAAGTGGCCGGTGCCCGTGGAGGTGCTGCCCTTTGGCTGGCGCTCGCAGGCGCTGTTCCTGGAGTCGCTGGGGGCGCGTGTGGTGGTGCGGCTCGCGCTCGACGGGGCGCCGTACCACACGGATCAGGGCAACGTGGTGCTGGACTGTGACTTCGGTCCCATCGGCGATCCTGCGGCGCTGGCCGCGAAGCTGGAGTCCCGCGCCGGGGTGATGGCGCACGGCCTGTTCCTGAACCTGACCACCGACCTGGTGGTGGCCGGTCCGGAGGGCATCACCCACCGCGTCCGGGGCGCGTGA
- a CDS encoding endonuclease/exonuclease/phosphatase family protein, with protein sequence MKMPEVLEHLPAVGHLLGRKPSGQEDVLPKRDPTLTLPDFQAVPLPSSERRLGDGRTFIVHHPSPRAPRGPGLTVMSYNILMGGERQEALLEYFTQLEAQDRMPDVIGLQEAGVPMSVLLASRFGFHLAYQGSDGDDGTRLVNGKAWLSRHPIVDAAHFTYVLTDAERNDAIARQGYAGELVEDRGVLWLKLQVEGRPLYLYNLHHALGDSAINALNLRQLNALLRRREGVPAVVLGDFNANTAIKRGGSWLVAHLLHPKQDNDTDTIEEFRQRYGDDMHNVTVGDRGVGNIADPRLRHELHTLEQELPETVCHATTVRVRLADHSLTTPHHARQELSSGQIPKHSPAWWRLQDIADCATLTSHPDSHGVVHATGKRFDNFYATRSLIPVLFEVDRSTESSDHQPVVAHYRFGDGQGKFPPHH encoded by the coding sequence ATGAAGATGCCCGAAGTGCTGGAACACCTGCCCGCCGTAGGACACCTGCTCGGACGCAAGCCGAGTGGGCAGGAGGACGTTTTGCCGAAGCGTGATCCCACCCTGACCCTGCCGGACTTCCAGGCCGTGCCGCTGCCCTCGAGCGAGCGCCGGTTGGGAGACGGCCGCACCTTCATCGTGCACCACCCCTCGCCACGCGCGCCCCGGGGACCGGGCCTCACGGTGATGAGCTACAACATCCTCATGGGCGGCGAGCGCCAGGAGGCGCTGCTGGAGTACTTCACCCAGCTGGAGGCCCAGGACCGCATGCCGGACGTCATCGGCCTGCAGGAGGCGGGCGTGCCCATGTCGGTGCTGCTCGCGTCCCGCTTCGGCTTCCACCTGGCGTACCAGGGCAGCGACGGCGACGACGGCACCCGGCTGGTGAACGGCAAGGCGTGGCTCAGCCGCCACCCCATCGTGGACGCCGCGCACTTCACCTACGTCCTCACCGACGCCGAGCGCAATGACGCCATCGCGCGCCAGGGCTACGCGGGAGAGCTGGTGGAGGACCGGGGCGTGCTGTGGCTGAAGCTCCAGGTGGAGGGCCGCCCGCTCTACCTCTACAACCTGCACCACGCGCTGGGGGACTCGGCCATCAACGCCCTCAACCTGCGCCAGCTCAACGCGCTCCTGCGCCGCCGCGAAGGCGTCCCCGCCGTCGTGCTGGGTGACTTCAACGCCAACACCGCCATCAAGCGGGGCGGCTCCTGGCTGGTGGCGCACCTGCTGCACCCGAAGCAGGACAACGACACGGACACCATCGAGGAGTTCCGCCAGCGCTACGGCGACGACATGCACAACGTCACGGTGGGCGACCGCGGCGTGGGCAACATCGCGGACCCGCGCCTGCGCCACGAACTGCACACGCTGGAGCAGGAGCTGCCGGAGACGGTGTGCCACGCCACGACGGTGCGCGTGCGGCTGGCGGACCACTCGCTGACGACGCCCCACCACGCCCGTCAGGAGCTGAGCTCCGGCCAGATTCCCAAGCACAGCCCCGCGTGGTGGCGCCTGCAGGACATCGCGGACTGCGCCACGCTCACCTCGCACCCGGACAGCCACGGCGTGGTGCACGCCACGGGCAAGCGCTTCGACAACTTCTACGCGACGCGCTCGCTGATTCCGGTCCTCTTCGAGGTGGACCGCTCCACCGAGTCCTCGGACCACCAGCCGGTGGTGGCCCACTACCGCTTCGGTGACGGACAGGGGAAGTTCCCGCCGCACCACTGA
- a CDS encoding XdhC family protein, whose protein sequence is MKELDDLLRACGRASGPVVLATVVAVSGSSYRRPGARMLMGADGWLAGGVSGGCLEGDLVRKAFFWTSDGPRVLRYDTTGDAAEDEGGLSFALGCNGVVDILLERWEPGPGDALGFAAEARKQSLRAVVATVYRGPADAVGSRLMLREDGVSQENLQGALLEPVRAAATEALVRGVPWSGACGDAEVLVEVVDPAPQVVVFGSGFDVAPVVSRAQGLGWHLTVVADRPVEMLRRRFPGAQAHVASRASEVLEKVPLSARSVVLVMTHSLPQDRELLERLVPLPVRYLGVLGPRARTERILRELARPPTAAQLEKLHAPMGLDLGAEGADEIALSIIAEVQAVLAGRDGGRLRERQAPIHADATAPERKSA, encoded by the coding sequence ATGAAGGAACTCGATGACCTGTTGCGGGCATGCGGTCGTGCCTCCGGTCCGGTGGTGTTGGCGACGGTGGTGGCGGTGTCCGGTTCGTCGTACCGGCGCCCGGGCGCCCGCATGTTGATGGGCGCGGATGGCTGGCTCGCGGGCGGGGTGAGCGGCGGGTGTCTGGAGGGGGACCTGGTGCGCAAGGCCTTCTTCTGGACTTCGGATGGGCCGCGCGTGCTGCGCTACGACACCACCGGCGACGCCGCGGAGGACGAGGGCGGCCTGTCGTTCGCGCTCGGGTGCAACGGCGTGGTGGACATCCTGCTGGAGCGCTGGGAGCCCGGTCCGGGTGACGCGCTCGGCTTCGCGGCCGAGGCGCGCAAGCAGTCGCTGCGCGCGGTGGTGGCCACCGTGTACCGGGGCCCCGCGGACGCGGTGGGTTCGCGGCTGATGCTGCGCGAGGATGGCGTGTCGCAGGAAAACCTCCAGGGCGCGCTGCTCGAACCGGTGCGCGCGGCGGCGACGGAGGCATTGGTGCGCGGCGTGCCCTGGAGCGGCGCGTGCGGGGACGCGGAGGTGCTGGTGGAGGTGGTGGACCCGGCGCCGCAGGTGGTGGTGTTCGGCAGCGGCTTCGATGTCGCGCCCGTGGTGTCGCGCGCGCAGGGACTGGGGTGGCACCTCACGGTGGTGGCGGACCGGCCCGTGGAGATGCTGCGCCGCAGGTTCCCGGGGGCCCAGGCGCACGTCGCGTCGCGGGCGAGCGAGGTGCTGGAGAAGGTGCCGCTGTCCGCGCGCAGCGTGGTGCTGGTGATGACGCACAGCCTGCCGCAGGACCGGGAGCTGCTGGAGCGGCTGGTGCCGCTGCCGGTGCGCTACCTGGGAGTGCTCGGGCCTCGCGCGAGGACGGAGCGCATCCTGCGGGAGCTGGCGCGCCCGCCCACCGCCGCGCAGTTGGAGAAGCTGCACGCGCCCATGGGGTTGGACCTGGGCGCGGAGGGCGCGGACGAGATTGCCCTGTCCATCATCGCGGAGGTGCAGGCGGTGCTGGCCGGGCGCGACGGAGGACGGCTGCGCGAGCGGCAGGCGCCCATCCACGCGGATGCCACCGCGCCGGAGCGCAAGTCGGCATGA